A DNA window from Camelina sativa cultivar DH55 chromosome 17, Cs, whole genome shotgun sequence contains the following coding sequences:
- the LOC104754562 gene encoding acyl-coenzyme A thioesterase 13-like codes for MDLESVKRYLEGDGEEEKKTKVANLPHRFLERFVTNGLKVDLIEPGRLICSMKVPPHLLNAGSFLHGGATATLVDLIGSAVIYTAAGVTHSGVSVEINVSYLDAAFLHEEIEIESRALRVGKAVAVVSVELRKKKTGKIIAQGRHTKYFAPRSNL; via the exons atgGATCTAGAATCGGTGAAACGTTATCTAGAAggggatggagaagaagagaagaagacaaaagtgGCGAATTTGCCACACAGATTCCTGGAGAGATTCGTAACGAATGGTCTCAAAGTGGATCTCATCGAGCCTGGCCGTCTCATTTGCTCCATGAAAGTCCCTCCTCATCTCCTC AACGCAGGGAGTTTCTTACACGGGGGAGCAACGGCGACTCTGGTGGATTTGATTGGATCTGCTGTCATTTATACAGCCGCCGGAGTTACTCATTCTGGTGTTTCTGTCGAGATCAATGTCTCTTACCTTGATGCTGCTTTTCTCCAT gaagagatagagatagaatcAAGAGCATTGCGTGTTGGTAAAGCTGTTGCAGTTGTTAGTGttgagctgaggaagaagaagactggtAAGATCATTGCTCAAGGTCGCCATACCAAGTACTTTGCTCCTCGTTCCAACCTTTGA